A single window of Kitasatospora sp. HUAS MG31 DNA harbors:
- a CDS encoding class II fumarate hydratase, with the protein MGDEERFRIEHDSMGEVRVPASAKWQAQTQRAVENFPVSGQRLERAHIEALARIKAAAAKVNAELGVLDTATAAAIQEAAAEVAAGRWDDQFPVDVFQTGSGTSSNMNTNEVIATLAAERLGRPVHPNDQVNASQSSNDVFPSSIHIAATGAVTGDLIPSLEQLAAALERKAAEFAEVVKSGRTHLMDATPVTLGQEFGGYAAQVRYGVERLRATLPRVAELPLGGTAVGTGINTPPGFSAKVIAEVARATGLPLTEARDHFEAQGARDGLVELSGQLRTIAVGFTKIANDLRWMGSGPRTGLGEINLPDLQPGSSIMPGKVNPVLPEVVLMVAAQVIGNDGTVTVAGAGGNFELNVMLPVIARNVLESVRLLANSARLLADRTVDGITANVERAREYAESSPSVVTPLNRYIGYEEAAKVAKQALAERKTIRRVVLERGYLDQGLLTERQLDEALDVLRMTRP; encoded by the coding sequence ATGGGTGACGAGGAGCGGTTCCGGATCGAGCACGACTCGATGGGCGAGGTGCGGGTGCCCGCATCGGCCAAGTGGCAGGCGCAGACGCAGCGGGCGGTGGAGAACTTCCCGGTCAGCGGCCAGCGGCTGGAGCGGGCGCACATCGAGGCGCTGGCGCGGATCAAGGCGGCGGCGGCGAAGGTCAACGCCGAGCTGGGGGTGCTGGACACGGCGACGGCGGCGGCGATCCAGGAGGCGGCCGCGGAGGTCGCGGCGGGCCGCTGGGACGACCAGTTCCCGGTGGACGTGTTCCAGACCGGCTCGGGCACCTCGTCGAACATGAACACCAACGAGGTGATCGCCACCCTGGCCGCCGAGCGGCTGGGCCGGCCGGTGCACCCGAACGACCAGGTGAACGCCAGCCAGTCCTCCAACGACGTGTTCCCGTCCTCGATCCACATCGCGGCCACGGGGGCGGTGACGGGCGATCTGATCCCCTCACTGGAGCAGCTGGCGGCCGCGCTGGAGCGGAAGGCGGCCGAGTTCGCCGAGGTGGTGAAGTCGGGCCGGACGCACCTGATGGACGCCACCCCGGTCACCCTGGGCCAGGAGTTCGGCGGGTACGCGGCGCAGGTCCGGTACGGGGTGGAACGGCTCCGGGCGACGCTGCCCCGGGTGGCCGAACTGCCGCTCGGCGGCACCGCGGTGGGCACCGGGATCAACACCCCGCCGGGCTTCTCGGCGAAGGTGATCGCCGAGGTGGCGCGGGCCACCGGGCTGCCGCTGACCGAGGCGCGCGACCACTTCGAGGCGCAGGGCGCGCGGGACGGCCTGGTGGAGCTGAGCGGGCAGCTGCGGACGATCGCGGTGGGCTTCACCAAGATCGCGAACGATCTGCGCTGGATGGGCTCGGGCCCGCGGACCGGCCTGGGCGAGATCAACCTGCCCGATCTGCAGCCGGGTTCCTCGATCATGCCGGGCAAGGTGAACCCGGTGCTGCCCGAGGTGGTGCTGATGGTCGCGGCGCAGGTGATCGGCAACGACGGCACGGTGACCGTGGCCGGCGCCGGCGGCAACTTCGAGCTGAACGTGATGCTGCCGGTGATCGCCCGCAACGTGCTGGAGTCGGTGCGGCTGCTGGCCAACAGCGCCCGGCTGCTGGCCGACCGGACGGTGGACGGGATCACCGCGAACGTCGAGCGGGCCCGCGAGTACGCGGAGTCCTCCCCCTCGGTGGTCACCCCGCTGAACCGGTACATCGGCTACGAGGAGGCGGCCAAGGTGGCCAAGCAGGCGCTGGCCGAGCGGAAGACCATCCGGCGGGTGGTGCTGGAGCGCGGGTACCTGGACCAGGGGCTGCTGACGGAGCGGCAGTTGGACGAGGCGCTGGACGTGCTGCGGATGACCCGGCCCTGA
- a CDS encoding carbon-nitrogen hydrolase family protein, giving the protein MDPRDLPYTSASGPSPRPGGGAGSARPAGRRRQRGHRGGAGPPAADRGARLLLLSELFLTGYEPPRIAADPDRLTVTPEDPRLDPLAAACAGTGTSVVVGAPVRDAGTGALHIAALALDGTGRTAAVYRKQFATPNERAVGFSPGGSGCTLELDGWRLGLGVCWDSGFPEHARAAALDGAHAYLVGALFGTGGGAHQRRTVFPARALDNTLYVLLANHIGPSGPYTGCGASAAWGPDGRLLAEAGETGPELLTVRLDPAVLAAAREEEPVLVQPALTAPAAPRTAAVLG; this is encoded by the coding sequence ATTGACCCCCGTGACCTCCCCTATACATCCGCTTCCGGTCCGTCCCCTCGACCTGGCGGTGGCGCAGGCTCCGCTCGTCCCGCTGGACGTCGCCGCCAACGCGGCCACCGCGGCGGCGCTGGTCCACCGGCCGCCGACCGGGGCGCCCGCCTCCTGCTGCTCTCCGAGCTCTTCCTCACCGGCTACGAGCCGCCGCGGATCGCCGCCGACCCCGACCGTCTCACCGTCACCCCCGAGGACCCGCGGCTGGACCCGCTCGCGGCGGCCTGCGCCGGGACGGGGACCTCGGTGGTGGTCGGCGCCCCGGTCCGGGACGCCGGCACCGGCGCCCTGCACATCGCCGCGCTGGCCCTGGACGGCACCGGCCGGACCGCCGCGGTCTACCGCAAGCAGTTCGCCACCCCGAACGAGCGGGCGGTCGGCTTCTCCCCGGGCGGCAGCGGCTGCACCCTGGAGCTGGACGGCTGGCGGCTGGGCCTGGGCGTCTGCTGGGACTCCGGCTTCCCCGAGCACGCCCGCGCCGCCGCCCTGGACGGTGCCCACGCCTACCTGGTCGGCGCGCTGTTCGGCACCGGCGGCGGCGCCCACCAGCGGCGCACGGTCTTCCCGGCCCGCGCCCTGGACAACACCCTGTACGTGCTGCTGGCCAACCACATCGGCCCGTCGGGCCCGTACACCGGGTGCGGGGCGAGCGCGGCGTGGGGTCCGGACGGGCGGCTGCTGGCGGAGGCGGGAGAGACCGGGCCGGAGCTGCTGACCGTCCGGCTGGACCCGGCGGTGCTGGCCGCGGCCCGCGAGGAGGAGCCGGTGCTGGTGCAGCCGGCGCTCACCGCCCCGGCCGCCCCCCGGACCGCCGCCGTCCTCGGCTGA
- a CDS encoding acyl-CoA dehydrogenase family protein, with product MATTPARLDPADLLAVGDLLTDEERLIRDTVRRFADERIRPEIGDWFERGVFPVRELAPELGRLGVLGMHLDGYGCTGSTATAYGVACMELEAADSGLRSFVSVQGSLAMRSIHAFGSEEQKQQWLPDLAAGRAIGCFALTEPDFGSDPANMRTRARRKGEDWVLGGSKMWITNGSVSDVAVVWAQTEEGVRGFLVPRDTPGFTANDVHGKLSLRASVTSELVLDEVLLPADAMLPGVRGLKGPLSSLNEARYGILWGTVGAARDCYTTALDYARTRIQFERPIAGFQLTQQKLVEMMLEVEKAYLVAVRIGRLKDEGRSLPAHISFGKLNNVRTALEIARSARTILGANGITTEYPVLRHANNLESVLTYEGTSEIHTLVLGEAITGESAYR from the coding sequence ATGGCAACCACCCCCGCCCGGCTCGACCCCGCCGACCTGCTCGCCGTCGGCGACCTGCTCACCGACGAGGAACGGCTGATCCGGGACACGGTCCGGAGGTTCGCCGACGAGCGGATCCGCCCCGAGATCGGCGACTGGTTCGAGCGCGGCGTCTTCCCGGTCCGCGAACTCGCCCCCGAACTCGGCCGGTTGGGCGTCCTCGGGATGCACCTCGACGGGTACGGCTGCACCGGCTCCACCGCCACCGCGTACGGCGTCGCCTGCATGGAGCTGGAGGCCGCCGACTCCGGCCTGCGCAGCTTCGTCTCCGTCCAGGGCTCGCTGGCCATGCGCTCCATCCACGCCTTCGGCTCCGAGGAGCAGAAGCAGCAGTGGCTGCCCGACCTGGCCGCCGGCCGCGCCATCGGCTGCTTCGCCCTCACCGAGCCCGACTTCGGCTCCGACCCCGCCAACATGCGCACCCGCGCCCGCCGCAAGGGCGAGGACTGGGTGCTCGGCGGCTCCAAGATGTGGATCACCAACGGCTCGGTGTCCGACGTCGCGGTGGTCTGGGCGCAGACCGAGGAGGGCGTCCGCGGCTTCCTCGTCCCGCGCGACACCCCCGGGTTCACCGCCAACGACGTGCACGGCAAGCTCTCGCTGCGCGCCTCGGTCACCAGCGAGCTGGTCCTGGACGAGGTGCTGCTGCCCGCCGACGCGATGCTGCCCGGCGTCCGCGGCCTCAAGGGCCCGCTCTCCTCCCTCAACGAGGCCCGCTACGGCATCCTCTGGGGCACCGTCGGCGCCGCCCGCGACTGCTACACCACGGCACTGGACTACGCGCGCACCCGGATCCAGTTCGAGCGGCCGATCGCCGGCTTCCAGCTCACCCAGCAGAAGCTGGTCGAGATGATGCTGGAGGTGGAGAAGGCCTACCTGGTCGCCGTCCGGATCGGCCGGCTCAAGGACGAGGGCCGCAGCCTGCCCGCGCACATCAGCTTCGGCAAGCTCAACAACGTCCGCACCGCCCTGGAGATCGCCCGCTCGGCCCGGACCATCCTCGGCGCCAACGGCATCACCACCGAGTACCCCGTCCTCCGGCACGCCAACAACCTGGAGTCGGTGCTCACCTACGAGGGCACCTCCGAGATCCACACGCTGGTGCTCGGCGAGGCCATCACCGGGGAGTCCGCGTACCGCTGA
- a CDS encoding multidrug effflux MFS transporter, translating to MPGPTADPDGAQSTAADPSAATLAPPGPATTVVLGGLVALGPLTIDLYLPALPGLTGDLHSTAPAAQLTLTGSLLGLALGQLLFGPLSDRLGRRRPLLVGMVVYTLATVVCALADSMPLLIAGRVLQGSAGAAGLVIARAIARDRYAGVALIRFLASLGVISGLAPILAPVLGAQLLRYTDWRGTFVALASLGALLTVSAAVVLRESLPPERRHRDGLASTARAIGSLLRDSRFLGYVLTSSFAFGALFAYVGGSSVVLQTVYAISPQSFSLVFAVNSVAVVVFTQINGRVLVQRLPGRTLMTVGLLTAATAGALVIVFTTVWDLGLAGVWPALFLLMASMGILLPNSSAEALTMAPHAAGSASALLGTGTFLCGSVVAPLSSLGGHPSATALGAVVLSCALLASAAFTLLCRPWTTKPA from the coding sequence GTGCCAGGCCCCACCGCCGACCCCGACGGCGCCCAGTCCACCGCAGCGGACCCGTCCGCGGCGACCCTCGCACCGCCGGGCCCCGCCACCACGGTGGTGCTCGGCGGCCTCGTCGCCCTCGGCCCGCTCACCATAGACCTCTACCTCCCGGCCCTCCCCGGACTCACCGGGGACCTGCACTCCACCGCCCCGGCCGCCCAGCTCACCCTGACCGGCTCCCTGCTCGGACTCGCCCTCGGCCAGCTGCTGTTCGGCCCGCTCAGCGACCGCCTCGGCCGCCGCCGCCCGCTGCTCGTCGGCATGGTCGTCTACACCCTCGCCACCGTGGTCTGCGCCCTCGCCGACTCGATGCCCCTGCTGATCGCCGGTCGCGTCCTCCAGGGCTCCGCCGGCGCCGCCGGCCTGGTGATCGCCCGCGCCATAGCCCGCGACCGGTACGCCGGCGTCGCCCTGATCCGCTTCCTCGCCTCGCTCGGCGTCATCTCCGGCCTGGCCCCGATCCTCGCGCCCGTCCTCGGCGCCCAGCTCCTGCGGTACACCGACTGGCGCGGGACCTTCGTCGCCCTCGCCTCACTCGGCGCCCTGCTCACCGTCTCCGCCGCCGTGGTGCTCCGCGAGTCCCTGCCGCCCGAGCGCCGCCACCGCGACGGCCTCGCCTCCACCGCCCGCGCCATCGGCAGCCTGCTGCGCGACTCCCGTTTCCTCGGCTACGTCCTCACCAGCTCCTTCGCCTTCGGCGCGCTCTTCGCGTACGTCGGCGGCTCCTCCGTGGTGCTGCAGACCGTCTACGCGATCTCGCCGCAGAGCTTCAGCCTGGTCTTCGCCGTCAACTCGGTCGCGGTGGTGGTGTTCACCCAGATCAACGGGCGGGTCCTGGTGCAGCGGCTGCCCGGCCGGACGCTGATGACGGTCGGCCTCCTGACGGCCGCGACGGCCGGCGCCCTGGTGATCGTCTTCACCACGGTCTGGGACCTCGGCCTGGCCGGGGTCTGGCCGGCGCTGTTCCTGCTGATGGCCAGCATGGGCATCCTGCTGCCCAACTCCAGCGCCGAGGCACTCACCATGGCCCCGCACGCGGCCGGGTCCGCCTCCGCCCTGCTCGGGACCGGCACCTTCCTCTGCGGCTCCGTCGTCGCCCCGCTCAGCAGCCTCGGCGGCCACCCCTCCGCCACCGCCCTCGGCGCCGTCGTCCTCTCCTGCGCCCTCCTCGCCTCCGCCGCCTTCACCCTTCTCTGTCGCCCCTGGACCACCAAGCCGGCCTAG